The segment TTTAATCATGAGAATATTTTTAGCGGTCGCAAAAGAGAAAAAGTCACTGTCAGTCTGTAATTTCGGTATATTAATAGGCAATCTGCTTTTTCTGACTTTGTATCtatcattgtttttgttttttttacgcgCTGATTGCATGAAAAATTAAATCAGCcgttttaattatttatgtaaTTGAGAAAGAACAAGAGACACAATTCGCAAAGTActtgcatttgaaaaaaaaaaaggaacaacaggaataaaagaaaaatttctagtttaaaattGATTAAGCTCCGGATCAATTTAAAGTTCTCAGAtgcattttctatttttgtcGTTTGCAGATAATTAATTCTTTGTCATTTTCGTTGAGGTCTTTGATTTCTTCTGGTTCTTCTTCTTTCCGACAAAGTTCAACCTGATCTTCAGAAGTTGTCTCCTCTTCATTATCTGGTACTGAGTTCTTCATTATCTTTTTAAACTCGCCCCTAAACAGTGAGACCACAAGGGTTGTACCCAGTGTGCAGGGGATTAGATACAGAAGTGCTGGCTGCCCAGTTTTCATAAGAACCATAGCAACCATAGCGCTGACCATGCCGCACAAGTAGCCTATAGAGGATGTGATATAGTAAACCATCTTCGTGCCAGATTTGACATCAAACACAGCGTTGTATGTTAAGAGAATACCTGGCAATATCAGATCTCCGAAGCCTAGTATAGAGAAATAATACCCTCTGCACTTTGACAATAGATCTTCACCAAAATTGGGAATAAAGAAACACAAAGGCACATATTCTTTAGGATTGCTTGATAGTTTTGCAGCTTCAGACTCCATATCACTAGAGCCGCCGGTAGCTATCTTGTTCATGATACTGTCTCCTTTAGATGTTATCAATGGTGTTATAAACACAAAGAAAACATCATAAACAAGGTAGAACACCAGAAGCACAGTTATGATGATCAAATTAGGAAGCTTGAGGTCACGGACGAGAGTGATGCACAGCGAGGCACCCAGTAGGTCTTGGAGGATCCATCCGTAGTTGGAGTGACGCTGTATCGCCCAGAATATCCCCAGCGCCAGACACAGTAAACAGAGGAAGATTTGTCTCACTTGCACCTATGGATATAAGTGGCAACTGTTTTTAAGCGAATTATAAATGTACATAGATTAGCAATTAAAATGTGTAAGATCGAAACTATATCTATTTCttgttgtaaatatttcttaaaCACATAGGCTCTACCAGTAATGAGAGGCATCTAATAATGTTAACAATTTTATGgactaaacattttacaattttaatctTTGTTTATGCATGAGTCCAGGTCAATGTAACATCAACGGCAACCAAGTCTTTGAACCTTAAGAGTAAAAGAGCAATTGTATTTTGCGTTTTGATGATGGCTGGACACATCATTTCTCCTTTGAGTACCGTCATCGCCTTGTCTTCCTTCCCGGATCCGCTTTGGAAATGAGTTATAAACATTTGTGCAGTTTGGacttaaatacataaaaatctgTGTGAATTGAAACCCAGAAAGAATAACATGGTTGCCAAACTGATTTGCATTGGCTTAATGAGTTCTATAACAATGATGTCAATCCATACACAATTTCTAACCTTTACTACAATGGCGTATCTGGGGTTGTGGgagggggtccaaatttgaaatcccccccggaaccccaaatgagtgttcgaaatttgttttacattttaatattacgccattatctcatgtattgactcatgatgtcgaatgccaGTCCGATGTTGTTGCCTCCGCccctatggttcatctcatagaGCTCTTCTTTATGAAGTCCTTGTCCAGTTCGCTATTAAGGATAGGGCTCTGGAAGAGTTGATGATCTGGCATTATATTTGGTCTTAACTTTGTGGTCCACAGCAGTTCCTACCACTCCAAAGGAATGGCAAATGACGGATACAGTTTAGAATCAGCAGTGTAGCAAGTTTGTCAAAAAGGTAGCACCGTGTTCTGCAGAAACTCCCGAGGCCTTTCCCAAATTGGAATTTCACTCAAGGTGGCTGAGGTTTTGGATTCAGAGTTCTCCTTCTCCTAGGCGCAGTGCTGGCTTTacgcataggcaaactaggcttCCAATTAGCCTAGCTCTCTAAACATGTATCAAATCTTAAACATTGCAGAACTCCATCAGCCTAGCTCTCTAAACATGTCTCAAATCTTTAACATTGCAGAACTCCAACAGCCTAGCTCTCTAAACATGTATCAAATCTTTAACATTGCAGAACTCCACCAGCCTAGCTCTCTAAACATGTATCAAATCTTTAACATTGCAGAACTCCACCAACCTAGCTCTCTAAACATGTATCAAATCTTTAACATTGCAGAACTCCACCAGCCTAGCTCTCTAAACATGTATCAAATCTTTAACATTGCAGAACTCCATCAGCCTAGCTCTCTAAACATGTATCAAATCTTTAACATTGCAGAACTCCACCAGCCTAGCTCTCTAAACATGTATCAAATCTTTAACATTGCAGAACTCCACCAGCCTAGCTCTCTAAACATGTATCAAATCTTTAACATTGCAGAACTCCACCAGCCTAGCTCTCTAAACATGTATCAAATCTTTAACATTGCAGAACTCCAtcagcctagctctaagtctctacaaTGATTCAAGGTTGAGGTCTAGCTATTCATATACTTGAATACCATTGTTgcttccttttggtgaaatgtcgaaacgttatttctagtgTGGAGATGATGAATTCTAAATGAATCACATATGTGCCATCGGCGCTTGGTTAATGGTTTCAGCTAAAAATCGGTCTATGACATCTGTACATACAAGTATAAAAGCTTACGGAAAGTTAATTGAACGCTACGGAAATTGCGCTGTTTGAATTTAACTTGTTTGTTAGTTTagatcatagactatatattacatagtCTATGGTTTTTGATCTAGATACAGGAAGGTTTTTTAATTTACTgcgtatttttgttttgtaatttttatttatctattttatttgggaCCTTCCTATTCACTCTGCCTAAAGCTTCCAATTACACAGGGCCGACCCTGTAGGCGAGAAAACAACAAAGCTCTCCTGCATTCCTTAAAGTCACTAACCTACAGAAATGTGTATAACAAGATAATTTAACggataatataaaattttagcGTTTAGGTCTCAAAAGCTTAAATCAATGACTGTCGAGCATATGGCTCTTCATGGCAACAAGATGAGATTAAAATTGGGTTAGAACCGGTCttaaaaaacatttagttttagaaatttgtatttaaatctttttttttttccagtcacTTTTATTGAAATACCGGCAGGTTGTAGGTTGTAGGTtggaacgtttttttttaacgattaGCCTacacattccttttttttttttttttacattttacaagatAGAACTTTGAAGAAACAAACAACAGAACGTTACCTTTTTCTGAATGCACGGTAACTTGTTTACAGGTAATTCATAAAGCCACGGCACCAGGTGGGTCCATCCAGGTAACAGACAGTGATACAGACCATAGGAGCCGTAAATACAGAAGAAACCAATAAAGAAAAACACCATCACATTGAAGAAGAAATAAAGTAGGACAATGAGAAGACATGGAAGGACAAACCAGCTAGCGTATAGGCTACACCCTAAGACATTCAGACATATAGAGTCACTAGTCTTCTGGTTTGAGTCTAAGGAATTTCCTTTGGGTGTTTTCTTTTCAAGAGAGTTTCGTTCTGAGTAAGCTGCCCAACCCGAGCCAGCCATGACAAACGCCGTGGAGAGTATAACTATGAGAAACATGTTCGGGTCCCAACTTCGAGTCTTTGGGGTATACATCTTAAGCCAGACTGGTGTCGCaaaagaagaaattaattgttgAAAATCCATCCATCCGATTGTGGCTATTGTTATGTTTATATTCTCTAACACTGAAGAGTTGTCAAAAGTTGCGACATGATGTCTATCATCGACAATAATGCCTTTCCCGCCCAAAAGCTGCACTAAATGAGCTTTTTGAATTGGAGAGCAGTTTCCGCTCGCAAGGGTAACTGTGCTGTTAAAGTAGTTTTTGTTGGTCGAGAAATCGCTGAGAGTACATCCCGTAGATCGCGATAAATCGACAAGTCTGCTCGGACCTGCATCTTCCAATGTCTCAGACAGATGCTGTGAATGAGATTCGAGTCTGATGCAATATGTTTGAACACTTTCTGATAAAGTGACATGAAGAAGAGAATAGTCTTCAGCAGCGTAAACCTgaagaataaaatataattataataaatgatgCATGgtgaaaacttattttaaacatAATGAATATCACATAAAAAGGCTCTAACATAAATTCAATACAATAGGATAGTGATGATACAAAAGGTACAATCATGGGgtgtcttgtttttgtttttttttaaataaggggtTGGAACAGTAcgtagttttatatatatatatattgaccccacctaaatcaactcactcactctgttgatctggtaaaaggtttgttttCGTTATTTCTGTgacacccaatttcggatcaagctgaatcttttgcgcattttttcttttctgacaacacaagaatcaataaaatatttaccaattagttaattaactattggtaattaattattttatttgaacattGGAAAGAAATTAAACTTCGTTGAGGTTGcggcaaaatataaaaaaatcctttaaaaaaaacaatgcccatcttaaggggaagaactccttCCTTAaaatatctaccaataatgtacaagctatttcccttattcgatatcaaacaaaataattaattaccgataattaatttactaaatgagtattttttcttaatggattcatgttttgttaggtaccggtaactaaataattgttttaagtattaACGTGATCGAAGAATGCGTGAGGGATAAATAGCGTTAACGGTTATTGaatgggactaaacccaacaaatttagccaaaTATGTGAATACTGATCTATTAGTTTCACTTGTTGctgttaaacaaaataattaattaacagtaattaattttctaattggttactttttaaaattgatttatttcttGTCTATGTCACTGAATatttgtgcgaagtttcaaattgatccgagaatgggtgtgggagaaataacgcgtatACACTttataacagacagacagacatacagacagacagacagacagagtgagttgataaaagctttgtaataatagtTGGTTTTATTAGCTCTTCTCggtaacgaaaaaaaaaaaagaaatctataaCAACATCTGAACTTCCAGATTAAACCAAAGATACAAAGAACAGCCATGAGACAATGAACAAATGATTTCTGGTGGAGTTTGTCTGAAGTGTAGGCTACCACACTATTTCAAACAAGTTCtctcgttttttttaaacttccgTTTTTCTACAACCTACTCGTGTGAAGCAGGATTTCCCTATTATGCAACAAAGTACAGAAACGGGATTGACGAGCCACCAGATGTTGGAATTCAGCTTACCACGAATGTATGTGATATAAGAAAGTTATACTTTCCAAGTACATGGAACCGTTCAAGCTATTAAACTTTTTAtctttatgcttttttttttaaattatagtttatttatacttgaaaacaagaaaaaaatgaaaatacttaaaaaaaacctttacaaaacttattcagtgattatttttctcttaaaattAATGAATCTTGGTTTCCAAAATGGAAAATTGTGTTCCCCATCCTCTCTCCTCCTGAGAAAGactcctggttaagcgaatgtgatactacactttaaaatattccaatgataggactttagatctagactgagaagaagatgcgcacaatgttgttgtttttgaacaTTTACTAAACCAAGAGGTCTatggatttaaaacaaaattgtgtaAGCAATGAATCTGTATCTAAACATCGACCGGCGGGTTCAGACTGGTAGTTCATAACagtagaaaacttttttttttgcttactgAATTGCAAAATAGGTTTGGACAACGGGTGTGCAAGACTGGGTGAATGTctgacatgtttcagatgttccttgagagttgaagataatttacttcctcgTCTAAACCTCCCTCAGATGACgagggatggcagtgggcagggtatgaacccgagaCCACCGGACAACAATCAagtgcgcataccgcacgaacaggcagcaaccCGGTGAAGTAAGGGACTTAATTGGAGGACTCAGGTCTTCATCGCTTCAAAAGAaacctttaataataaaatacaatctGGGACTGaagcctttaaaaaacaacaacaacacaatatcACATAGTTTACTTACTTTTGAAATAGACAAGAAGATCAATAAACCTTTCAAAAGCAGCACGGCCATTTGTATTAATGCTCACATTAATGATTTGACAGCTCAGTTCATATTAGtcgttttttttccttctgttttatttttccaGGTACAAATTATTCTGGGTTTAACTAAACAGCTAAATTTATATACAAATTTAAGCTACAATATCTCAATGGCCCGAAACCGTCTGTCAGTCACTGTCAGATATTATAATAGATCAATGGGTTTGGATTTATCTATTAGTAGGACACCTAATATTAGTATCTAAAAAAGTAagcattattttaaacaaaatagtttcCCTATAGGCTACTACAAGCAGACTGGAATAACACTACCAGATCAAACCTATTGTAATGGCACCAGTCAAACCAAGAGATAACGTTTTAGTTCAGTGAAAACGTGACCAAGTTTTACAATGCGGTAGCACTAGTCACAGCTCTGTCACAAGTGACAGCCAACAGACCACACTAGGAAAACAATAACGATTACAAAtaattacagaaataaaaacaagatccATACACAAAGTCCACAGACATAACTAATGaccattacacacacacatgcacatataTATGATTTCTTCATTTCCTACTTTGCCCAGGCAATGTATAGATGGCTAGGCTTCTGTAGAATGACCAGAACTGCTTCAGGCAATAtgtgaaatgtatattttaagtattttattgataactagcctgacattacccgcggcctgcgggtcttagtttgtgtttacaaATCTAGTGggttggatttagatgtatgttaaacttagctaatgatcttttcaagtttttctctttcgctacgaaaataaaattagttttgcgaaaatgggtttacccgaagccgatacattcatatctattaaaaaacgaaaagagtgatcgatgaataggatataaattataaagtacaattaaaacgggtttacccgatttgttaaatgaatggtatTATAAGAAAGTTAGGACGTtctgaattcgcagatatatggaactaatttatgtaaaaatgcttttgaaacaaaaatttgaaggtttaattttattaaatagtctaatgaaatcaatagactatattttgtattttcatgtgtcaaagaaaaaaaacctatatgattatatgtgcaaagtgtagctcttaaaattagatatagatctaaatcctttcgatcttttctcttGTCAACAGTGtaaaccaggggtgggcaaattacgacccgcgggccacatgcggcccgccggagtgttttatgcggcccgaggacacctacagaaatcaggtgtacCTACAGTATAAAccttaaaaaatgcaaatatatttaaaaataattcaaatatctatataaattattaaaactgtttcattataaaatgtttcaagtaaacgaagacTATTCTTATAggggcaggggtgggcaaattacggtccgcgggccacatgcggcccgccggagtgttttatgcggcccgcgaacaCCTATTGAAATCAGGTGTGCACacagattatacatataaaaatgcaaatatattagaaatatataattaaaaatatctatatgaaTTATTGAAAGTTCTGACTCATATCACTtatgatgaagaggctaaagaaacattgtctctacatggCATTCTAAAAAGCTTAAAGCAAACGAATAATATtgttatttcaaaacattcgAAGACACAAACTCCGgtcagtatttatttattacgtactgtgtttaaaatgttgagTTGGCATGGAACAAAacggcaagtgtaacaactgaagGACTCCGTGCTTTGAAtgagaaaataaatgaaattaaagaaCAGTATCCCAATCATAAACGTTAATCTGAATTGAATATTAAACATATTATTGACCCAATTATCTTagtgatcaaacttatcagagctagATGTCTTAACTACAGGCAGTACAtgaaagtacttgaagatttggaaacaaaaccttTCCGATGTTTGGTACCACAGTAATATCCACTTGTTTAGCACgggcaaggtattgagaagaatatgggAACTCAAGGAGGAAATGTGTATGTTCCTTGAACGGactgttactaatatttctaatgaagagtgggaGACAGACTTCACGTTTTACATAATGTGTATTTCAATGGACtgtttgcatatgaaatgtaagtgcatgttaaatcttttcaaacaaaaatttccCATTTCTCCtggcaagcaagtgaaaacaggttttgtcattttcctttgctgaaaggtaaaATAGTGAAATGGTTGGAatgtacaagacttatttggatgcattaattttgaaatatcaAAGCTAATTTTAAGACGTTAAAAACTTGGAACCAATTTTCAATACCCTTAGCTCATCATTTATTGCAGAAGCTTATTCAGCTTCAAAAAGACATTCCTCCAAGAAAATTATAACCTGTAAGAAAAGTTAGGGTCAGTCAGTTCTTCCGCGAGAGCTTTATGGGTCctagaagctgtatttccacactttaaaaaactttgctgctaaacttttacattatttgggTCAACATATAACTTGCTTTACATTTGttgtgaaatgttgtgatgtaaaaagacaattacaaaattttaaaaatattcgtAAAATGAATTTCAGATATTGTTAAATCTTCTTGCAATTTCTCTATtgggagtgtaaaaaaaaaaaagaattaaaaatgcATAATACAGTACAAATGTGAATTTAAAGACATTGTACACAGTTAGCTAGCTAATTAGTAAGTACAAATATACATATGTATTGAGATTTTGGACTCCTTCTGTCGTAGAAAGAATATGGTtaatctcgaacactttttcatgtgactgtggagccctattttggagaaacactcccgtccacatatatcgcaggttaaggtggcattCACTTTGGTtgtagaggagccggccattttttTGTATGGCACGCTTTTTGTCCAGATCTGAGGCCCGTGTTTTCTCACTGCCCATAGCATTcctggtcaccatctctctccaactagtgcggtctagggctatatCTTCTCAATGGTCAGTATCATTGGTCGCTGTTTTTAGGTCCCAttttattacatccacgtaacggaggtgggggcaaCCAGTTATTTTTTTAGCCTGACGctagcttggatggcggtgtgcatggcagggctAAAGAATTACTTTgggattgtcctccatccggcaaacatgtccgagccagcgagtgtccccagctccgcgaacTAAGGGGGGAcgtgtctgagcagtcactcaATTAGTAAGGTAGCCATGAGGCACTAAGTCGGACGGCCAattttcttgccagagcactacgggaggattgagtccttcctgctctgttttttcaattggagttcatctcagatgaCCGTAAAGATGCTGTGAAGATCCGTTCGTGCAAGGATATCAGTtttgcactttaaaaaaatgtgtgcgGCCCCACATTCcctcatttttttaatgcgtcCCACGAAAGAAAAAGGTTCCCCACCCCTGTTATAGGCTATACTTTAACACACTAAAAAACAATCTCATGACAGTATTTATTTAATGCTATGAAAAACTGCTCAGTGTTGGGTATATTTCGACCGAGATAacaagtgtaacaactaatgGAGCTTGACCTTTgttatcccaaccataaactctaaacaggaaagtttgcacaaagctgcataaaatatcTACATATTATTTGTTCACAAATCTAGAaatcaaacttatcagagctagGGAGTCTTAACCACGTGCAGCTTcgaaaagtacttgaagatttagaaacaaaatattccgatgtatccgctggcttagcatgggcaaggtaatgagaagaatatgaaatctcaagaaagaaatgtttatgttccttgaaggacttTGAACTGTGACCttattactaatatttctaatgaagagtggaagacagatttcatgttttacATTGTTGTCATTACAATGGGTTGTTTGCACATGTATGTGCATGTTGAAtcatttcaaacaaaactttcccatttctccaggcaagcaagtgaaaacattttcctttgctgaaataTGAAACTGTTTcaagtgaaatggttgaaaagtacaagatttATTTGGAGTCGTGGACTTCATAAAGCATGCCAGACAaacgccttcccaaacgacttctgtatggggagctgtgtgcaggaaatcgctcccagggaggccaatacaagcgctacaaagacactctcaaaaGCTCcatcaaggaatgcgatatcgacattcacagctgggaagcactagctctcgatcgcttctcatggcgtgaagctgtgagtctcggagtctcaagatttgaagcaagaagagtggccagggcgatagagcgccgaaccaataaaaagctgagagaagaagaaagcctacctgcaactgaccaaacctacccatgcgacgtatgcggccggctttttaaacagaggattggactttacagtcatcttcgtgtccataggaaatgagaaatgtgctgaaggaggagctatattaaagcaaattttaagacgtcaagcaCCAGTTTTTAATACCATCATCTCACCATTTAGCCCAGAAGCTGATTCAGTTCCAGAGGACGTAActcaaagcaaattatgactTGGAGACGTTTCAGTCAGTACTTCCGCGGGAGCTTTATggatgccagaagctgtatttacactctaaaaaaaaatttgctgctAAACGTTAACATTATTTgggtacatacacacacacacatctgtgaacaaattgtcattttttttgtggaaactaaaaaaaaatgtaatcacaGCGCGATGGTAACTGACTGTTATTTGACAACAGTCAAGAGGATAACAACTAGTTatctagttccacagttccggaacattatgcacgagtttAAACAGTTCAATAATTCAttttaagtacaactgtacttctgtggtgaaatgttgtgatgtaaaaagataatcgtaatttttttaaaatagtaaaattggtttcagaaatgGCTAATTCTTGTTGTAATCCCTCGATTGGGAGCGCAACAAAATGTAAAGTGActgtataatacagtataaatatgaattaaaagacattatacaaagCTAGGGTATTTTTGTAAGTTGCAAGTAcgtgtatatatacatatacatatgcGGCCCCCATTCCTCCCCCCAAAAATGTATGCGGCCCTCGATTCAACAAGGTTGCCCACCCCCgttgtaaacaaagcctagatccatataataatatatctttaatagagtcggtcaacattttttttgagggtcttaagtttgttttagacaCTACGgactaagttagtacccaaagaacatttctgccaagttttatcaagattgatcaAGCGGTTTTTATACCTATTcttaacatacatacatacatacatacaaacgccttactttatagtatagatattgTTGCGTATTTCTGAgacttctggctaaatgtactagtaggcacacaaataaaaacactgcaaagaacttgacaacttaactttcagcttcatataacttaaTTGACTATTAACTCGAGCTATTcatcactgtaacatgtagcgtagaagattGTACAATATCTGGTattttacagttagctatacttcgttgcaattcatctcttctcaacttgcatcgagcaaTATACTCAACTCTACAGAGAGCCGAAaagtcttacatcgactgtatcgactgtaacggctcaagtctaCAGTGGTttgctgtatagactttaactactgtagtccactccagttaactctaccccaGTTagcttgcatcgagtcgtacacatatctcttctactgtctcgcacagtagacaacagtaacgacGACTCAACCGACGACTGacttttcacattaactctctggttcataTAGAGCCCCTAATCGCTCCTCCAaattgcaaaaacactgctagtactttctggaacaacacgtgaggacacgtcacatcctgtcttggTTTAGAcgcgtagattccagagaacactggctgctgtgttatctcgccggggtcacgcgttgacctctacctgtcactgttcatttgtaacaatatatatagctcctccttcgtggtcgaagatgagcacatttaaGTACACGAAGACGACTGTCCAATCCTTGCTTTAAACAGCCGGATGCATACATGGCATGGgcaggtttggtcagttgcagataggcctgcttcttctcacAACTTTTTCTTGGTTCGGCGCTCCAAACATTGCCTGTCCCCCATGATCCAGACCAGTTTCCGGTGACTGGTGGGGATTCTACTATTgctggaaaaacaaaacaaattaatactATACATTTCTGGCAATAATATTACTTTTTGGaagtatttttaaacaattcagCCCTGATCCTAAACGTGggaagtttatttcattacgaCTGTCTACGTTTGCAAGCTTTGTAGAACTGTATTGCAGGTCTATAAGGTCAAAAGTTGATACAAAAGATGCTTGATATTTTGTTGTATGAAAGAGGAAGGACATTTAGATCCAATGAGGAATTAAGGCAAATAAGAAATAAGAAACAGATATTGTGATGATTGTGGAAAACATAACAAGCTACTTTATAGTGTTAAAACAGGACTTAAAACAATACTTCagtacaattattatttttttttgtgtgaaaaattgaaaaacatattTCGCCATTA is part of the Biomphalaria glabrata chromosome 2, xgBioGlab47.1, whole genome shotgun sequence genome and harbors:
- the LOC106078630 gene encoding signal peptide peptidase-like 2A; amino-acid sequence: MAVLLLKGLLIFLSISKVYAAEDYSLLHVTLSESVQTYCIRLESHSQHLSETLEDAGPSRLVDLSRSTGCTLSDFSTNKNYFNSTVTLASGNCSPIQKAHLVQLLGGKGIIVDDRHHVATFDNSSVLENINITIATIGWMDFQQLISSFATPVWLKMYTPKTRSWDPNMFLIVILSTAFVMAGSGWAAYSERNSLEKKTPKGNSLDSNQKTSDSICLNVLGCSLYASWFVLPCLLIVLLYFFFNVMVFFFIGFFCIYGSYGLYHCLLPGWTHLVPWLYELPVNKLPCIQKKVQVRQIFLCLLCLALGIFWAIQRHSNYGWILQDLLGASLCITLVRDLKLPNLIIITVLLVFYLVYDVFFVFITPLITSKGDSIMNKIATGGSSDMESEAAKLSSNPKEYVPLCFFIPNFGEDLLSKCRGYYFSILGFGDLILPGILLTYNAVFDVKSGTKMVYYITSSIGYLCGMVSAMVAMVLMKTGQPALLYLIPCTLGTTLVVSLFRGEFKKIMKNSVPDNEEETTSEDQVELCRKEEEPEEIKDLNENDKELIICKRQK